Part of the Pseudomonas sp. P8_241 genome is shown below.
GGACCACTGGCCTGAGCATTTATTTCAGTACGCTGAATTCTCTTCGATTGCCTCTGTCTTACAGCGGCACCGATTGGTTAAACGGGTAGTTTTGTCAGGCAGCAAACGTGTGCGCCACGCCATTTCGCTTCATTAAGGGTAAAGCCTGCACGGCCCGTTATACTTGCGACACTTCGTGCCGGAATCCGGTATTTCACATTTTCAGCCACCACAAAAGGGAGCGGCGGGTGAGTCTCACAGTCATTGCGCAGCGTATGGGTAAAACGAGCTTTCAGCGCCTGGTGACTGGCCTTGTCCTGAGCACCTTGCTGGTCGGTTGCTCCAGCAACAAATCCAGCGACGCACGTGTTGTCGACCGCAATGCCGCCGCGCAGCGCCCGGCCGTGACAACGGGGCAGTACGTCGTTCGACCGAAAGACACCCTGTTCTCCATCGCTTTTCGCTACGGTTGGGACTACAAGGCCCTGGCGGCCCGTAACAACATTGCGGCGCCTTACACCATTCACCCGGGTCAGACGATTCGCTTCGATGGGCGCACGGGATCAACACCGACAACCGTCGTCAGTTCATCCAGCTCGTCGCCTTCGTCTTCGAGTAAAACCACGGTTGTCCGTCGCCCGGTAAACGGTTCGACCACCACCACAACCACGGTTGTACCGTCTGTCGCGAACAAGCCAACCCCTGCACCTATGCCTCCTGCAGGGCCAGCCCCGACCGGCTGGGGATGGCCATCTAATGGCATTCTCATTGGGAAATTCTCTTCAAACGGGAGTTTGAATAAAGGAATTGATATCGCCGGAGATTTGGGACAGCCTGTTTTAGCTGCGTCTGATGGGACGGTGGTATACGCCGGGAGTGGCTTAAGGGGCTACGGCGAATTAGTCATCATCAAACACAGTGAAACCTACGTCAGTGCCTACGGACATAACCGCAGGCTGTTGGTTCGGGAGGGGCAGCAGGTCAAGGTCGGACAGACAATTGCCGAAATGGGGTCAACGGGTACAGACCGGGTGAAACTGCATTTTGAGATTCGCCGCCAAGGTAAACCTGTAGATCCGCTGCAATTCCTGCCACGCCGTTGATCGCTACCAGCCTGTTCCGTCGCGTAGAGGGGACAGGCTCCAGCGTTGCCAAGGATAAAGGCGCCGCTTGAGCTTGAGGTCGAACTCACCAAAGGACTATAACAATGGCTCTCAGTAAAGAAGTGCCGGAGTTTGACATCGACGATGAGGTTCTCCTGATGGAGACCGGCATCGATACGGATTCGATGTCGAATGATGAAGGGGCGGCTCCACCTTCCGTTCGTGCCAAATCCAAACACTCCGCAACATTGAAACAGCACAAATACATTGATTACACGCGAGCACTTGATGCCACGCAGCTGTACCTCAATGAAATCGGCTTTTCACCACTGCTGTCCCCCGAAGAAGAAGTTCATTTTGCGCGCCTGTCGCAAAGTGGCGATCCGGCCGGGCGCAAACGCATGATTGAAAGCAACCTGCGGCTGGTGGTGAAAATCGCCCGGCGGTATGTCAATCGTGGCTTGTCGCTGCTCGATCTGATCGAAGAGGGCAACCTCGGCCTGATTCGGGCGGTGGAGAAGTTCGACCCTGAACGCGGCTTCCGCTTTTCGACCTACGCGACCTGGTGGATTCGTCAGACCATCGAACGCGCAATCATGAATCAGACCCGTACCATCCGGTTACCGATTCATGTGGTCAAAGAGTTGAACGTGTACCTACGGGCCGCACGAGAGCTGACGCAAAAACTCGACCATGAACCCTCACCCGAAGAAATCGCCAACCTGCTGGAAAAACCGGTAGGAGAGGTCAAGCGCATGCTCGGCCTGAACGAACGGGTATCTTCAGTCGATGTCTCGCTGGGTCCGGATTCGGATAAGACTCTGCTGGACACCCTCACCGACGACCGACCTACCGACCCCTGCGAGCTTCTTCAGGACGATGATCTGTCGCAAAGCATCGATCAATGGCTCTCGGAGCTGACCGACAAGCAACGCGAGGTGGTCATCCGCCGCTTCGGCCTGCGCGGTCATGAAAGCAGTACCCTGGAAGACGTAGGCTTGGAGATTGGCTTGACCCGGGAGCGGGTCAGACAGATTCAGGTGGAAGGATTGAAGCGACTTCGCGAGATCCTGGAGAAAAACGGCCTGTCGAGCGAGTCGCTGTTTCAATAAGGCATTCGTTGAGATGGCGTTAAAAAACCCCGACTGGCGCGGGGTTTTTTATTGTCTGCGTGTTGGCGAGGGCCATCTCTTTTTTTGGATTTGCGTTGTAAGCGCTTGCTTACTCTTTCGTAAGTGTTCGTATTTTTTACCCTGGTCAGTTGTCTATTTTGAGTGGGGTTTATTTGTATATTTTTGATTTATAAGGAAAATTATTATTGGTGACAGTGTGTGACGGGCGCCGCCACTGATAGCGGGCGATTGATCCTGTCGAGGATCTCTCTAGTATTCAGCGTGTGCCGACGGACAGGCACATTCTTCAAGGATGAGGGAGAGGGAAATCGCAGGACGCGATTCATCAGGACGATGAAAGGGAACACAGGGAATAGGGAAAAAATGTGGGCGGGTCAAACCGCCCCTTTTTTTGTCTGCAGAAAAGCAAAAAGGCCCTTGTGGGGCCTTTTTTTGGAACGCGGGGGTAATCAGCGTTCGAGGTGTTCGATCTTGCCTGGTTTGCCATCCCATTCAGCGGCGTCTGGCAGCGGATCTTTGCGTTCAGTGACGTTCGGCCAGACTTCGGCCAATTCCATGTTCAGCTGAATAAAGTTTTCCATGCCAGCAGGCACTTCATCTTCGGAGAAGATGGCCACGGCTGGGCATTCAGGTTCGCACAGTGCGCAGTCGATGCACTCATCCGGGTGAATCACCAGGAAATTCGGGCCTTCGTAAAAGCAGTCCACCGGACAGACTTCTACGCAGTCGGTGTACTTGCACTTGATGCAGTTGTCGGTGACGACGAAGGTCATTTCTAATTTTCTCCTCAGGCGCGGCTTGCTGCGCCCCTTCACGTAGGGGTCGCCAGGTTTGGGAGCGATAGTCTGCAGGTCAGGCTAATAGCCCGCAGCATCCCAAACCGCGCGAGATTCTAACAGCTTGCAAGCGTGTGCGTTAGATCCGTGTCTTTAGTGTATAGAGCATTTCGAGTGCACGACGCGGCGTCATGTCGTCCAGATCGAGCTTGGCCAGTTCATCCAGCACCGGATGCGGCAGGCTGGCGAACAGATCGCTCTGCTGCGGCGCGGCCGGTTTGCCTTTCGCTGGCTTGGGCGCTTCATGGGGCAGGGCGGTATCCTCCAGCCGGCTCAAGTGCTCCCGGGCGCGGACGATGACTTCGCTTGGAACCCCTGCCAGTTGCGCAACGGCCAGGCCATAGCTCTGGCTGGCTGGCCCTGGCAGCACATGGTGCAGGAACACAATGCGTTCATTGTGCTCGGTGGCATTGAGGTGCACGTTGGCCACCAGCGGCTGGGCTTCCGGCAGCACGGTCAGCTCGAAGTAGTGGGTGGCGAACAGTGTGTAAGCGCGTAAATGCGCCAGGCGTTCGGCCGCCGCCCAGGCCAGGGAAAGGCCATCGAAGGTGCTGGTGCCGCGACCGACTTCGTCCATCAGCACCAGGCTGCGCTCGGTGGCGTTGTGCAGAATGTTCGCGGTTTCACTCATTTCGACCATAAAGGTCGAACGGCCACCGGCCAAATCATCGCTGGAGCCGATCCGGGTGAAGATCCGGTCGACCAACGACAATTCACAACTGGCTGCGGGCACGAAGCTGCCGATATGCGCCAGCAACACGATCAGCGCGGTCTGGCGCATGTATGTGGATTTACCACCCATGTTCGGACCGGTGATGACCAGCATGCGGGTGTTGTCGTCCAGGTTCAGGTCGTTGGCCACAAATGGAGTGGTCAACACCTGCTCGACCACCGGATGACGACCTTGGCTGATGCGCATGCACGGCTCGCTGACGAAGCGCGGGCAGTTCAGGTCGAGGTTCAGCGCTCGTTCAGCGAGGTTGCTGAGCACGTCCAGTTCAGCCAGCGCTCCAGCAGTGTCCTGCAGGGGTGGCAACTGGCTGATCAAGTCTTCGAGCAATGCTTCGTACAACATCTTCTCACGGGCCAGCGCACGGCTCTTGGCCGACAGCGCCTTGTCTTCGAAAGCCTTGAGTTCCGGTGTAATAAAACGCTCGGCACCTTTGAGAGTTTGACGGCGGATATAGTCGGCCGGTGCAGATTCTGCCTGCTTGCTTGGCAGTTCGATGAAGTAACCGTGAATGCGGTTGTAGCCAACTTTCAGATGGGACAGGCCTGTGCGGGCTTTTTCCCGTGCTTCCAGATCGATCAGGAATTGCCCGGCGTTTTCGCTGAGTGATTGCAGTTCATCGAGTTCGCTGTCGTAACCGGTCTTCAGCACGCCGCCGTCACGGATGACTGCCGGCGGATTGTCGACGATGGCTTTTTCCAGTAGCGCCGCCAGTTCCGGATAGGTGCTGGTGGTGGTCGCCAATAGCTGGAGATGCGGTGCTTCGAGCCCGGTCATTGCCACTTGCAGTTCTGGCAGGGCTGCGAGAGCGTCGCGCAGACGCGCGAGGTCGCGGGGGCGGGCATTACGCAGGCCGATTCGAGCGAGAATCCGCTCGATGTCGCCGATCTCCTTGAGCTGCGGCTGCAGTCGTTCAAATTGGTAGCGGTCGAGCAGGCAAGTGATCGACGTCTGGCGCGCCAGCAATACGGTGAGATCGCGCAGGGGACGGTTCAGCCAGCGGGTGAGCAAGCGGCTGCCCATGGCGGTCTGGCAACGGTCGACCACCGATTGCAGCGTGTTATCGCGACCGCCGGCCAGGTTGGTATCGAGTTCCAGGTTGCGCCGGCTGGCGCCGTCCAGCACAACAGTGTCGTCCAGGCGCTCATGGCGCAGGCTGCGCAAATGCGGCAGGGCGGTGCGTTGGGTTTCTTTTGCATAAGCCAGAAGACAACCGGCGGCACCGATGGCCAGGGTCAGGTTTTCGCAACCGAAACCTTTGAGGTCCTGGGTGGAGAATTGCTGGCAAAGACTTTTCAGTGCCGAGTCACGTTCGAAATCCCATGGCGCACGACGCCGAACCCCGCGGCGTTTTTCTGCCGGCAGATCCTTCGGCCAATCGTCCGGGATCAATAATTCGACCGGATTGACCCGCTCCAGCTCCGCCAGAAGATTCTCCCAGCCTTTGATTTCCAGCACGCTGAAGTTGCCACTGGTAATGTCCAGTACCGCCAGGCCGAACAGACGCTCATCACCCAGTACCGCGGCAATCAGGTTGTCCCTGCGTTCATCCAGCAGCGCTTCGTCGCTCACCGTCCCCGGTGTGATGATCCGCACGACCTGACGATCCACCGGTCCTTTACTGGTGGCCGGATCGCCGACTTGCTCACAGATCACCACCGACTCGCCGAGCTTTACCAGTTTCGCCAGGTAGCCTTCGGCAGCATGATAAGGAATCCCGCACATCGGAATCGCCTGACCTGCCGACTGACCGCGGGCGGTCAGAGTGATGTCCAGCAACTTGGCAGCCTTCTTTGCGTCTTCGTAGAAGATTTCGTAGAAGTCACCCATGCGGTAGAACATCAGCTGATCCGGGTGCTGGTTTTTCAACCGCCAGTACTGCTGCATCATCGGGGTGTGGGAGGACAGGTCGCAGAGGGCTTTATTCATTGGAGATCAGGAAAACTCGTTCAAAGGTGTAGGGCAAAGGAGGGGTGTCGGACCGGCTTTTGCGCAATGGGCGCAAGATTAACATGGGCGGTCTGCCGGACGCAGGCGTGAACGCTCTGCGGTTTGTTTTCAATGATTTTATGCACTATTTATGCAATTGAGCATTTGTCTTCTCTGAATGGAACACGCACTATTCGTTTATGCAAAAACGTAATGTTTCTACTGTCCTGAGAGCTTTGCTCGATCAACACGGGATCTCCCCCACGGAGCTTCACCGTCGCACCGGCGTGCCTCAATCCACGCTCTCGCGGATTCTTGGAGGGAAGATTGTCGATCCTTCGGATAAACACGTTTCGAAGATCGCCGAGTACTTCTCCTTGAACACTGACCAGTTGCGTGGCCGTGCCGATGTCGCCCCGGCACACATCGCTGGTCGCGCAGCGTCGCATTCGGAGCTCAAGGATATAAGTCTGTGGGACGATGACACCCCGGTCGATGACGACGAGGTGTCGGTGCCCTTTCTTCGTGAAGTTGAACTCGCCGCAGGATCGGGACGATTCGTTATCGAGGAGAGCGAACGCTCTAGCCTGCGTTTCGGCAAGCGCAGTCTGCGCCATAACGGTGTGCAGTTCGACCAGGCCAAATGCGTGACCGTGCGCGGTAACAGCATGTTGCCCGTGCTGCGCGATGGCGCCACGGTCGGCGTTAATGCCGGCAAGTGCGGCATTGGTGATATCGTTGATGGCGACTTGTATGCGATCAACCACAACGGCCAGTTGCGAGTGAAACAGCTTTACCGCCTGCCGTCGGGGATTCGACTGCGCAGCTTCAATCGGGATGAGCATCCGGACGAGGATTACACATTTCAAGAAATCCAGGAGGAGCCAATCGTCATCCTTGGGCATGTCTTCTGGTGGGGTATGTACGCCCGTTGATCCCCCGTGCAGCTGATTCAATAAAACCGCCTTTTTGGCGGTTTTTTTATCTGAAAAAAATCTGCCTGAAACATATATGCGTCAATGCATTGACTGATTATGCATTGATGCATAGTCTTGCTGCCTGTTTGATGAAAAGTTGCTGTGACAGATTCTGTTTTCTACCGGTTATCCAGGGAGGCGTGAAATGACCGCAGAGCAGTATGCGTTGTTGGACATGCCTCTTTGGCTGGTTATCACCTTGCCGCTGCTCGGCGGAGTCGCCGGTGAAATGTGGCGTGCCGATAAAGAAGGCGTTCGTGGCTGGCCCCTTGCCCGTCGTCTGACCTTGCGCTCGGGCTCCAGCATGATTTGCGGTGCATCTGCAATCATGCTGCTGCACGCCGCGAACGTCTCCATCTGGGCCGCTTGTGCGGGCGGCTGCCTGACCGCGATGGCGGGAACGGACGTGGTGCTCGGTCTTTACGAACGTTGGGCGGCCAACCGCATAGGGGCTAATGATCTTTCATCCCGCGACGCAAAGGATTGATTGCCCTGGGGGCCTTTCCCAGAGCCTCTGATTCCTCACATTTTGATTGATCCTGTCGCTTGCAAGTGCGGTTTGCTCGTGTACGGTTAACCTCATTGCGCCCGATCAGGAGATGACTGTGAAAGAGACAACCCAACTGGCCGCTGAGCTTGGCCGACGCCTACAGGTTCTCAATGCCCACGTCACTACCGCCGAGTCTTGCACCGGCGGGGGAATTGCCGAGGCAATCACGCGTATCCCGGGCAGTTCGGCGTGGTTCGAGGCCGGATATGTCACCTACTCCAACCGACAGAAAACCCTGCAACTGGATGTCCCGGTGGAATTGTTCACCACGGTAGGGGCGGTCAGCCGCGATGTGGTCGAGGCCATGGTGCGGGGCGCGCAGAAAAAAAACAGCGCGTATTTCTCCGTGGCGGTCAGTGGCATCGCCGGGCCGGATGGCGGAACGGCGAACAAGCCGGTCGGCACGGTATGGCTGGCCTGGGGCGTGGGTGATGAGGTGTTCAGTGAGCTCCAGCACTTCCCGGGCAGTCGTGACGAGGTCCGCCGACAAACGGTGAAGGCCGCGCTAGAGGGGCTGCTGCGCTATGCCGCGGCAGAAATCTCAAATCAGGGGTAGGCGATCCGGAATCGCTGTGGAATAATACTGGCTACTTATACAGGTGTTGGCCGTCAGGCCTTATTGATTACGTGAGGACTTTAATGGACGACAACAAGAAGAAAGCCTTGGCTGCGGCCCTGGGTCAGATCGAACGTCAATTCGGCAAGGGTGCCGTAATGCGTATGGGCGATCAGGACCGTCAGGCGATCCCGGCCATTTCCACTGGCTCTCTGGGGCTGGACATCGCTCTCGGCATCGGCGGTCTGCCAAAAGGCCGTATTGTTGAAATCTACGGTCCTGAATCTTCCGGTAAAACCACGCTGACCTTGTCCGTGATCGCCCAGGCTCAAAAAGCCGGCGCGACCTGCGCATTCGTCGATGCCGAACACGCCCTCGACCCTGAGTACGCCGGCAAGCTGGGCGTCAACGTCGACGACCTGCTGGTATCCCAGCCGGACACCGGCGAGCAGGCCCTGGAAATCACCGACATGCTGGTGCGTTCCAACGCGGTAGACGTGATCATCGTCGACTCCGTGGCCGCTCTGGTACCAAAGGCTGAAATCGAAGGCGAAATGGGTGACATGCACGTGGGCCTGCAAGCCCGTCTGATGTCCCAGGCGCTGCGTAAAATCACCGGTAACATCAAGAACGCCAACTGCCTGGTGATCTTCATCAACCAGATCCGTATGAAAATCGGCGTGATGTTCGGCAGCCCGGAAACCACCACCGGTGGTAACGCGCTGAAGTTCTACGCTTCGGTTCGTCTGGACATCCGTCGTACTGGCGCGGTGAAAGAAGGTGATGAAGTCGTTGGTAGCGAAACCCGCGTCAAAGTCGTGAAGAACAAAGTGGCTTCGCCGTTCCGTCAGGCCGAGTTCCAAATTCTTTACGGCAAGGGCATCTACCTCAACGGTGAGATGATCGACCTGGGTGTTCTGCACGGTTTCGTCGAGAAATCCGGAGCCTGGTATGCCTACAACGGCACCAAAATTGGTCAGGGCAAGGCCAACTCGGCCAAGTACCTGGCGGATAACCCGGATATCGCTGCCACCCTCGAGAAGCAACTGCGTGACAAGCTGCTGTCGCCTTCGTCGGTAGCAGACGCCAAAGCATCTGCGGTCAAAGAGACCGAAGACGATCTGGCTGACGCTGATATCTGATCGAAGCGATGACCGCCGTACTGGATACACTCGTCGCGGTGCGGCGAACCGCAATGGACCTGCTCGCTCGACGCGAGCATGGTCGAGTTGAGCTGACGCGTAAGTTGCGTCAGCGCGGCGCCCTCCCTGAAATGATCGAAGCAGCACTCGACCGCTTGATGGAAGAGGGCCTGTTGTCTGAAACCCGTTACCTCGAAAGCTTCGTCTCCTACCGTGCCCGTTCCGGCTACGGCCCTTTGCGCATTCGTGAAGAGTTGAGCCAGCGCGGCTTGCAACGTAGCGACATCGACCTCGCCTTGCGCGAGAGCGGTATCGACTGGCAGGCGCAACTGACGGATACCTGGCGACGCAAGTTCTCTGGCGAAATGCCGGTAGATGCTCGGGAGCGTGCCAAGCAGGGAAGATTCCTGGCGTATCGGGGATACTCCATGGAAATGATCAGTCGCCTGCTCAGCGGCAGAGGGTTGGACGACTGAGTGAAACGGCTCGCTATTTGATAGCGAGCCGTTTTTTTATGCCCTCACGAAACTTTCGATGTCTCCCGGGTACGTTGCTGCATCTGGGGTTTGGATTGCGCCCAGTTTTCCTGCAGGTTGATGTAATCCACCAGTTCACGCAGTCGACCATGGTTACGGGCATTGAAATTGAAGGCCAGGCGCGCCAGGTGACTGAACTGCGCTTCGTCGTGTTCTTCGCCGCTGTAGGCATGCTGGTGGAAATGGTCACTCAGGCACAGATCGGCAAACGCTTCCTGCATGTATTCGAGTGCTCGGTCGTTGAGTGTATGGTTCATGCGAATCACGAATTGATGCTTGAGCCAGCGGCTGGAGTGGAAGTTGCTGTAGAACTGATTGATGTGATCCACGGCTTCTTCGACGTTGTAGACCAGTCTCACCAGCTTCATGTCGGTGGGCAGGATGTAATGGTTTTCCTCCAGTTGCTGGTGAATAAAGTCCAGCGCCCCTTGCCAGAATTTGCCGCCGGGTGCGTCCAGCAGCACCACCGGCACCAGCGGGCTTTTGCCGGTCTGGATCAGGGTCAGCACTTCCAGCGCTTCATCCAGTGTGCCGAAACCTCCGGGACACAACACCAGAGCATCGGCTTCCTTGACGAAGAACAGCTTGCGGGTGAAGAAGAAGTGAAAAGGTAAAAGGTTGGTCGTGCCGTTGACGGTCGGATTGGCGTGTTGCTCGAAGGGCAGGGTGATGTTGAATCCCAGACTGTGGGTCAGGCCCGCCCCTTCATGGGCAGCGGCCATGATGCCGCCACCGGCGCCGGTGATGACCATCAGATCGGAGCGCGCCAGGGCGGCACCAAGCTCTCGGGCCATTGCGAACAACGGATGTTCGACCGGGGTACGGGCCGAACCGAAAACGGTTACCTTGCGTCGTCCCCTGAACTGTTCGAGCACACGGAAGGCGTGTTCCAGTTCGCGCAGAGCTTGCAGGGTGATCTTGGCGTTCCAGCGGTTGTGGTCTTCCTGGGCCATGCGTAGCACGGTCAGGACCATATCGCGGTAGATCGGGATGTTCGGGCTGTTGGGTGAAACAAGGTTGAGTTGCTCTTCGACCTTGCTTATGAGGTCGTGGCCGCTTTCTTCGAAATGCCGGCTCAGGAGGTCATTCGGTTGGTAAGGCATTCAACTTCTCCTTCTGCACAGAACCCTGGGCCCCGACAAACAGCGTCGATGCCACGACACTTCATGTGTCGCTGTCTGCCCAGGCCCATGCCTGGGCGATCCAATTGACCCGAACAGGCAGTCGAGTCATCCATACAGGCTCTGTAATTCCATTGGATGAAAGAAA
Proteins encoded:
- a CDS encoding peptidoglycan DD-metalloendopeptidase family protein, translated to MSLTVIAQRMGKTSFQRLVTGLVLSTLLVGCSSNKSSDARVVDRNAAAQRPAVTTGQYVVRPKDTLFSIAFRYGWDYKALAARNNIAAPYTIHPGQTIRFDGRTGSTPTTVVSSSSSSPSSSSKTTVVRRPVNGSTTTTTTVVPSVANKPTPAPMPPAGPAPTGWGWPSNGILIGKFSSNGSLNKGIDIAGDLGQPVLAASDGTVVYAGSGLRGYGELVIIKHSETYVSAYGHNRRLLVREGQQVKVGQTIAEMGSTGTDRVKLHFEIRRQGKPVDPLQFLPRR
- the rpoS gene encoding RNA polymerase sigma factor RpoS, whose protein sequence is MALSKEVPEFDIDDEVLLMETGIDTDSMSNDEGAAPPSVRAKSKHSATLKQHKYIDYTRALDATQLYLNEIGFSPLLSPEEEVHFARLSQSGDPAGRKRMIESNLRLVVKIARRYVNRGLSLLDLIEEGNLGLIRAVEKFDPERGFRFSTYATWWIRQTIERAIMNQTRTIRLPIHVVKELNVYLRAARELTQKLDHEPSPEEIANLLEKPVGEVKRMLGLNERVSSVDVSLGPDSDKTLLDTLTDDRPTDPCELLQDDDLSQSIDQWLSELTDKQREVVIRRFGLRGHESSTLEDVGLEIGLTRERVRQIQVEGLKRLREILEKNGLSSESLFQ
- the fdxA gene encoding ferredoxin FdxA, with translation MTFVVTDNCIKCKYTDCVEVCPVDCFYEGPNFLVIHPDECIDCALCEPECPAVAIFSEDEVPAGMENFIQLNMELAEVWPNVTERKDPLPDAAEWDGKPGKIEHLER
- the mutS gene encoding DNA mismatch repair protein MutS, producing MNKALCDLSSHTPMMQQYWRLKNQHPDQLMFYRMGDFYEIFYEDAKKAAKLLDITLTARGQSAGQAIPMCGIPYHAAEGYLAKLVKLGESVVICEQVGDPATSKGPVDRQVVRIITPGTVSDEALLDERRDNLIAAVLGDERLFGLAVLDITSGNFSVLEIKGWENLLAELERVNPVELLIPDDWPKDLPAEKRRGVRRRAPWDFERDSALKSLCQQFSTQDLKGFGCENLTLAIGAAGCLLAYAKETQRTALPHLRSLRHERLDDTVVLDGASRRNLELDTNLAGGRDNTLQSVVDRCQTAMGSRLLTRWLNRPLRDLTVLLARQTSITCLLDRYQFERLQPQLKEIGDIERILARIGLRNARPRDLARLRDALAALPELQVAMTGLEAPHLQLLATTTSTYPELAALLEKAIVDNPPAVIRDGGVLKTGYDSELDELQSLSENAGQFLIDLEAREKARTGLSHLKVGYNRIHGYFIELPSKQAESAPADYIRRQTLKGAERFITPELKAFEDKALSAKSRALAREKMLYEALLEDLISQLPPLQDTAGALAELDVLSNLAERALNLDLNCPRFVSEPCMRISQGRHPVVEQVLTTPFVANDLNLDDNTRMLVITGPNMGGKSTYMRQTALIVLLAHIGSFVPAASCELSLVDRIFTRIGSSDDLAGGRSTFMVEMSETANILHNATERSLVLMDEVGRGTSTFDGLSLAWAAAERLAHLRAYTLFATHYFELTVLPEAQPLVANVHLNATEHNERIVFLHHVLPGPASQSYGLAVAQLAGVPSEVIVRAREHLSRLEDTALPHEAPKPAKGKPAAPQQSDLFASLPHPVLDELAKLDLDDMTPRRALEMLYTLKTRI
- a CDS encoding XRE family transcriptional regulator, translating into MQKRNVSTVLRALLDQHGISPTELHRRTGVPQSTLSRILGGKIVDPSDKHVSKIAEYFSLNTDQLRGRADVAPAHIAGRAASHSELKDISLWDDDTPVDDDEVSVPFLREVELAAGSGRFVIEESERSSLRFGKRSLRHNGVQFDQAKCVTVRGNSMLPVLRDGATVGVNAGKCGIGDIVDGDLYAINHNGQLRVKQLYRLPSGIRLRSFNRDEHPDEDYTFQEIQEEPIVILGHVFWWGMYAR
- a CDS encoding phage holin family protein, translating into MTAEQYALLDMPLWLVITLPLLGGVAGEMWRADKEGVRGWPLARRLTLRSGSSMICGASAIMLLHAANVSIWAACAGGCLTAMAGTDVVLGLYERWAANRIGANDLSSRDAKD
- a CDS encoding CinA family protein — protein: MKETTQLAAELGRRLQVLNAHVTTAESCTGGGIAEAITRIPGSSAWFEAGYVTYSNRQKTLQLDVPVELFTTVGAVSRDVVEAMVRGAQKKNSAYFSVAVSGIAGPDGGTANKPVGTVWLAWGVGDEVFSELQHFPGSRDEVRRQTVKAALEGLLRYAAAEISNQG
- the recA gene encoding recombinase RecA, with the protein product MDDNKKKALAAALGQIERQFGKGAVMRMGDQDRQAIPAISTGSLGLDIALGIGGLPKGRIVEIYGPESSGKTTLTLSVIAQAQKAGATCAFVDAEHALDPEYAGKLGVNVDDLLVSQPDTGEQALEITDMLVRSNAVDVIIVDSVAALVPKAEIEGEMGDMHVGLQARLMSQALRKITGNIKNANCLVIFINQIRMKIGVMFGSPETTTGGNALKFYASVRLDIRRTGAVKEGDEVVGSETRVKVVKNKVASPFRQAEFQILYGKGIYLNGEMIDLGVLHGFVEKSGAWYAYNGTKIGQGKANSAKYLADNPDIAATLEKQLRDKLLSPSSVADAKASAVKETEDDLADADI
- the recX gene encoding recombination regulator RecX, with the protein product MTAVLDTLVAVRRTAMDLLARREHGRVELTRKLRQRGALPEMIEAALDRLMEEGLLSETRYLESFVSYRARSGYGPLRIREELSQRGLQRSDIDLALRESGIDWQAQLTDTWRRKFSGEMPVDARERAKQGRFLAYRGYSMEMISRLLSGRGLDD
- a CDS encoding LOG family protein gives rise to the protein MPYQPNDLLSRHFEESGHDLISKVEEQLNLVSPNSPNIPIYRDMVLTVLRMAQEDHNRWNAKITLQALRELEHAFRVLEQFRGRRKVTVFGSARTPVEHPLFAMARELGAALARSDLMVITGAGGGIMAAAHEGAGLTHSLGFNITLPFEQHANPTVNGTTNLLPFHFFFTRKLFFVKEADALVLCPGGFGTLDEALEVLTLIQTGKSPLVPVVLLDAPGGKFWQGALDFIHQQLEENHYILPTDMKLVRLVYNVEEAVDHINQFYSNFHSSRWLKHQFVIRMNHTLNDRALEYMQEAFADLCLSDHFHQHAYSGEEHDEAQFSHLARLAFNFNARNHGRLRELVDYINLQENWAQSKPQMQQRTRETSKVS